The following coding sequences are from one Nicotiana tomentosiformis chromosome 3, ASM39032v3, whole genome shotgun sequence window:
- the LOC104117318 gene encoding low-temperature-induced 65 kDa protein-like, with the protein MEAQLHHPQDTGLHLGEGQGQVHDEGEQHHHKKSVLKKVKAKAKKIKDTLKHGLGHDHEHEHEHEHHPLQGEHEEEEEDGTDDEEMEEGAEVHGGPYAIRSKDIRKEDVGPMVNLENPTSPKEDRYDATMKKEEVHRPVLQRQDEFARPPSMEEAHFPEERHRPPFAETYQTKGTDHVTAHGKQEHQGLQGHKIGAQTGLEDRYTPHFREERYTPPFSETCEKHENVGAPTGLENPMHRPHAAADTHETMDIDYVTAHGKLEDQGLLGHKIGVPTGIEEDPHAPKGRPELSPNPTNYQSKVADPTGANNEEAGVSPLVRSFEKMGVHDAPETTLKQRTEQIRPELGAGETKFDRGTEHSLYTGSHDQFAPQEAPTDFPSVPKQTESLPKSMNPSKPEDSPQDTLTGKPGSYTEKISSATSAIADKAVAAKNVVASKLGYGGTEEESSKSHATGSDEDKAKTNSAAELAQKAVSTVAEKLAPVYEKVAGAGTTVMAKVQGTATGVTGHESRGGVDAEHEDKTKATDKGVSMKEYLAEKFKPGEEDKALSEVISGSLSRQKEKTEETGEEKLIGKVTESEEVERRLGPIEDAKKEEDGASGETQVGEGFGQGVVDRLKDVVTTWLGKGGETQTSTNGTNSAVDGGAVVGRGT; encoded by the exons GAAATCAGTACTTAAGAAGGTTAAGGCAAAAGCAAAAAAGATCAAGGATACTCTTAAGCATGGTCTTGGACACGATCACGAACATGAGCACGAGCACGAGCATCATCCACTGCAAGGTGAAcacgaggaagaagaagaagatggaaCTGACGATGAAGAAATGGAGGAAGGTGCAGAAGTTCATGGTGGACCCT ACGCTATTAGGAGTAAAGATATTCGAAAAGAGGATGTTGGGCCAATGGTCAATTTAGAGAATCCAACTAGCCCAAAGGAGGATCGTTACGATGCGACAATGAAAAAAGAAGAGGTGCATAGGCCAGTTTTGCAGAGGCAAGACGAATTTGCAAGGCCACCATCTATGGAGGAAGCTCACTTCCCTGAAGAGAGGCATAGACCACCTTTTGCTGAGACTTATCAGACTAAGGGCACTGATCATGTTACTGCCCATGGAAAACAAGAACACCAAGGACTGCAGGGGCATAAAATTGGAGCACAAACAGGCTTAGAAGATCGTTACACCCCCCACTTCCGAGAAGAGAGATACACACCACCTTTTTCTGAGACTTGTGAGAAGCATGAAAATGTTGGAGCACCAACAGGTCTAGAGAATCCTATGCATAGGCCACATGCTGCTGCTGATACACATGAGACTATGGACATTGATTATGTTACTGCCCATGGGAAATTAGAAGATCAAGGACTTCTGGGGCACAAAATTGGAGTACCAACAGGCATAGAGGAGGATCCTCACGCCCCTAAAGGCCGTCCCGAGTTGAGCCCGAATCCAACCAACTATCAGAGTAAAGTCGCTGATCCAACAGGTGCCA ATAATGAGGAGGCAGGAGTTAGTCCACTTGTTCGATCATTCGAGAAGATGGGTGTGCACGATGCTCCAGAAACAACACTAAAGCAACGGACTGAACAAATAAGGCCAGAGCTAGGAGCAGGGGAAACGAAATTTGATCGAGGAACAGAACACAGCCTATATACAGGATCACATGATCAATTTGCACCACAGGAAGCACCTACTGATTTTCCCTCAGTTCCTAAACAGACTGAATCACTTCCTAAAAGCATGAATCCTAGCAAGCCAGAAGATTCACCTCAGGACACACTAACTGGAAAACCAGGTAGCTATACAGAGAAAATTTCATCCGCCACATCAGCAATTGCTGATAAGGCAGTTGCAGCTAAGAATGTTGTTGCCTCCAAGCTTGGCTATGGTGGCACAGAGGAGGAATCTAGCAAGTCACATGCAACCGGAAGTGATGAAGATAAAGCAAAAACAAACTCAGCAGCTGAATTAGCACAAAAAGCTGTGAGCACAGTGGCAGAAAAACTTGCTCCTGTTTATGAAAAAGTGGCGGGTGCTGGCACCACAGTCATGGCAAAAGTTCAGGGCACAGCAACTGGAGTAACAGGACATGAAAGCAGGGGAGGAGTTGATGCAGAGCATGAAGACAAGACTAAAGCTACCGATAAAGGAGTTTCAATGAAGGAGTATTTGGCCGAGAAATTTAAGCCTGGAGAGGAGGACAAGGCGCTGTCTGAGGTGATTTCAGGTTCACTTTCAAGACAGAAGGAGAAAACAGAGGAAACAGGGGAGGAAAAGCTAATTGGGAAGGTAACGGAATCGGAGGAAGTGGAGAGGCGATTAGGTCCTATTGAAGacgcaaagaaagaagaagatggTGCTTCTGGAGAAACACAAGTTGGCGAAGGCTTTGGACAGGGTGTAGTGGATAGGCTTAAAGATGTTGTAACTACGTGGCTTGGGAAAGGTGGTGAAACACAGACGTCCACAAATG GAACAAATTCTGCTGTGGATGGAGGTGCTGTAGTTGGAAGGGGTACATGA